The Klebsiella sp. RHBSTW-00484 genome includes a window with the following:
- the leuL gene encoding leu operon leader peptide: MICTTRFLSLLLLNASILRGRLLGDVHR; the protein is encoded by the coding sequence ATGATTTGCACCACTCGCTTCCTCAGCCTACTACTACTAAACGCATCCATTTTGCGCGGTAGGCTGTTGGGCGACGTTCATCGTTAA